One window of Tachysurus vachellii isolate PV-2020 chromosome 21, HZAU_Pvac_v1, whole genome shotgun sequence genomic DNA carries:
- the wipf3 gene encoding WAS/WASL-interacting protein family member 3, producing MPIPPPPPPPPPLPPPPPPAVLQSQTEHPKIQCCEGGRSALLLDIQKGTRLKKVMQVNDRSAPSLNKPSVDGSVGAGGSSGVTPTPGPTLSGLFAGGFPVLRPVGQRDKDSHNRSAPQSGSAVSLKHPLWNLPSKGQSFRGSTPDLSPSYRNMERTTSLSKTRPVSSYTAPPSPSQPTPPTFKLLSSPPSMAPPPPPPSHLHQEHTSNKPPSLSTCAPPPPPPPSQITKPTWLPVQSHSFPMPTVPPPPPPPLVPPSSLPDRLPSFFYPLSPSPKPADAKFGNIRDSPPPPPPAFPASLPPPPLPPPPKAPAVPLYRPAVPVLPPSYPCMAPSRKPPAIPASAGAGRLAPPPAPPARSPTTELSSRIPPPLPPLPPALPISVRNGHLHSFDDFESKFQFHPVEDFPPPEVFRPFLRTYPSKENRVSSQAPGMRTHLR from the exons TCCCAAACCGAGCATCCTAAAATCCAGTGCTGTGAAGGAGGCCGCAGCGCACTACTGTTAGACATCCAGAAGGGAACCAGACTGAAGAAGGTGATGCAGGTCAATGACCGCAGTGCTCCCAGCCTCAACA AGCCCAGTGTGGATGGCAGTGTTGGAGCAGGTGGAAGCTCTGGGGTCACACCCACACCAGGACCTACTCTAAGTGGACTTTTTGCTGGAGGATTTCCTGTCCTGAGGCCTGttggacagagagacaaagactcACACAACcgatcag CGCCTCAGTCCGGTTCTGCTGTCAGCCTGAAACACCCTCTGTGGAACCTGCCTTCTAAGGGGCAGAGTTTCAGGGGTAGCACTCCAGATCTCTCTCCTTCCTACAGAAATATGGAAAGGACCACCTCTCTATCTAAAACACGTCCTGTCTCCTCCTACACGGCCCCGCCTTCACCCAGCCAACCCACTCCCCCAACTTTTAAGCTTCTATCCTCTCCTCCCTCTAtggctcctcctcctcctcctccatcacaTCTTCATCAGGAGCATACAAGTAACAagcctccttctctctctacctgtgctcctcctcctcctccacctccttctCAAATCACCAAACCCACATGGTTACCAGTTCAATCTCACTCTTTCCCGATGCCCACAGTGCCACCTCCGCCACCACCTCCCTTGGTCCcaccttcttctcttcctgatagGTTGCCTAGTTTCTTCTACCCTCTGTCTCCTTCTCCAAAACCAGCAGATGCTAAGTTTGGTAACATCAGGGATAGTccccctccacctcctcctgctTTTCCTGCCTCTTTGCCCCCTCCTCCACTTCCCCCACCTCCTAAAGCTCCTGCAGTGCCCCTGTACCGCCCTGCAGTTCCTGTGCTGCCCCCCTCTTACCCCTGCATGGCCCCCAGTCGGAAGCCTCCTGCAATTCCAGCAAGTGCAG GAGCTGGACGATTGGCTCCTCCCCCTGCTCCACCCGCTCGTTCTCCTACCACTGAGTTGTCCAGCAGAATCCCACCCCCTCTTCCACCTCTGCCCCCGGCTCTGCCCATCTCAGTGAGGAACGGACACCTGCACAGTTTTG atgACTTTGAATCCAAGTTTCAGTTCCACCCAGTTGAAGATTTCCCTCCTCCTGAAGTGTTCCGGCCCTTTCTGAGAACATACCCGAGCAAAGAGAACAGAG TGTCATCACAAGCTCCTGGCATGAGGACCCACctacgataa